A part of Tachysurus vachellii isolate PV-2020 chromosome 4, HZAU_Pvac_v1, whole genome shotgun sequence genomic DNA contains:
- the ncoa5 gene encoding nuclear receptor coactivator 5 isoform X2, translating to MSHRRSRSGSPPSYGTNSNDPRDLERRIFVGNLPTAHMAKKDMEDLFRRYGKIQDVNMAAERRQKPRSSPPRRPSGYGDSREPRLRSRSPVHGRDSRDNRDGRDGREPSREPRPGPPRDPDDERYRVADGRVKETRDAAYRNDGFDRFLRGEYEPYRKKDEPYPERYRENWTGRREPEEERMQPEERRRNELYRQYYEELQRRYDAERPVDCSVIVVNKQQKEYAEMVGRKVRDLGMVVDLIFLNTEVSLTQALEDVSRARTPFAIIITQQHEVHRSCTVNILFGTPQEHRNMPMQDAMVLVAHNYDTFKIENRAKERDEISRKAAKMADEVLMREHDRQVHPVSVLTAITLLSEGRFLTPQELTILINYLQDKRDRLIRGGTDPLLVSHQTSAAVTHETPQSTQALGPVSHQTHPTTHSIHTSHLPAASATTTNQQQELQAKILSLFNSGSGSSVSQNQAAASQPQGYGSTQSSGLSSSSTLSNLAMSAHDTQDMMNPHMGIRPTANNRVAAPQGLQRAGTAINFDNPSVQKALDTLIQSGPAINQLVNSANLSARSGQGMNQGMNKGLSQGVGQGMNQGYNQGVGQGMSQGLGQGLSQGMGQGSHYQRHF from the exons ATGTCACACAGAAGAAGCCGAAGTGGATCTCCACCGTCTTACGGCACCAACAGCAATGACCCTCGTGACCTGGAGAGAAGGATTTTTGTCGGCAATTTGCCCACTGCACATATGGCGAAGAAGGATATGGAAGACCTGTTCAGGCGATATGGGAAAATACAGG ATGTAAATATGGCTGCGGAGAGACGACAGAAACCCAGGTCAAGTCCTCCACGCAG GCCTTCTGGTTATGGGGACAGCAGGGAGCCCCGTCTCCGTTCTCGATCCCCAGTGCATGGGCGAGACTCCCGCGACAACAGGGATGGCAGAGACGGGAGGGAACCTAGTCGAGAACCCCGGCCTGGACCTCCAAGAGATCCTGATGATGAGCGCTACAGGGTTGCAGATGGAAGAGTTAAAGAGACTCGAGATGCTGCTTATAG AAATGATGGTTTTGACCGCTTTTTACGTGGTGAATATGAACCATACCGCAAGAAAGATGAGCCTTATCCTGAGCGCTACAGAGAGAATTGGACTGGCAGGAGAGAGCCAGAAG AGGAGCGAATGCAGCCTGAGGAGCGCAGGAGGAACGAGCTGTACCGTCAGTACTATGAAGAGCTGCAGAGACGTTACGACGCAGAGAGACCCGTAGACTGCTCGGTCATCGTGGTCAACAAGCAGCAGAA AGAGTATGCAGAAATGGTGGGGAGGAAGGTGCGAGATCTGGGCATGGTGGTGGACCTCATCTTCCTCAACACAGAGGTGTCCCTGACCCAGGCTCTGGAGGACGTGAGCCGGGCTCGCACTCCCTTtgccatcatcatcacacaacagCACGAAGTGCATCGTTCCTGCACCGTCAACATTCTCTTTGGAACACCACAGG AACACAGAAACATGCCTATGCAGGATGCTATGGTTTTAGTGGCTCACAACTATGACACCTTTAAGATCGAGAACCGTGCCAAGGAGCGGGATGAGATCTCAAGAAAAGCTGCGAAGATGGCAGACGAAGTGTTGATGAGAGAACATGACCGACAAGTCCACCCAGTCTCAGTACTGACTGCGATCACACTGTTATCAGAGGGCAG GTTCCTGACCCCTCAAGAGTTAACGATACTCATTAACTATCTCCAGGATAAGCGAGATCGTCTTATTCGAGGTGGCACGGACCCTCTTCTTG TGTCCCATCAGACTTCTGCAGCAGTCACCCATGAGACCCCTCAGTCCACTCAGGCTCTTGGTCCTGTTTCCCACCAGACGCACCCAaccacacactccatacacacctCCCACCTACCTGCTGCCTCTGCCACCACTACCAACCAGCAGCAAGAGCTGCAAGCTAAAATTCTCAGCCTCTTCAACAGTGGCTCAGgctcctctgtgtctcagaaCCAAGCAGCGGCTTCACAACCTCAGGGCTATGGCTCCACACAAAGCTCCggtctctcctcttcctctactCTGTCCAACTTGGCCATGTCTGCTCATGATACTCAGGACATGATGAATCCTCACATGGGCATTAGGCCCACTGCTAATAATCGCGTAGCGGCACCTCAGGGGCTCCAGAGAGCTGGAACTGCAATTAACTTTGACAACCCTAGTGTTCAGAAAGCCCTTGACACACTCATCCAGAGCGGACCTGCCATTAACCAGCTGGTCAATTCAGCAAACCTTTCGGCCAGATCAGGCCAGGGGATGAACCAAGGAATGAACAAAGGTTTAAGCCAGGGAGTTGGGCAAGGAATGAACCAAGGCTATAACCAGGGAGTAGGTCAAGGAATGAGCCAAGGACTGGGACAGGGACTAAGTCAGGGGATGGGGCAAGGCTCTCACTACCAACGTCATttctga
- the ncoa5 gene encoding nuclear receptor coactivator 5 isoform X1, producing the protein MSHRRSRSGSPPSYGTNSNDPRDLERRIFVGNLPTAHMAKKDMEDLFRRYGKIQALSLFRGYGFVQFERTEDAEAAKAGHNGRIYRGYKLDVNMAAERRQKPRSSPPRRPSGYGDSREPRLRSRSPVHGRDSRDNRDGRDGREPSREPRPGPPRDPDDERYRVADGRVKETRDAAYRNDGFDRFLRGEYEPYRKKDEPYPERYRENWTGRREPEEERMQPEERRRNELYRQYYEELQRRYDAERPVDCSVIVVNKQQKEYAEMVGRKVRDLGMVVDLIFLNTEVSLTQALEDVSRARTPFAIIITQQHEVHRSCTVNILFGTPQEHRNMPMQDAMVLVAHNYDTFKIENRAKERDEISRKAAKMADEVLMREHDRQVHPVSVLTAITLLSEGRFLTPQELTILINYLQDKRDRLIRGGTDPLLVSHQTSAAVTHETPQSTQALGPVSHQTHPTTHSIHTSHLPAASATTTNQQQELQAKILSLFNSGSGSSVSQNQAAASQPQGYGSTQSSGLSSSSTLSNLAMSAHDTQDMMNPHMGIRPTANNRVAAPQGLQRAGTAINFDNPSVQKALDTLIQSGPAINQLVNSANLSARSGQGMNQGMNKGLSQGVGQGMNQGYNQGVGQGMSQGLGQGLSQGMGQGSHYQRHF; encoded by the exons ATGTCACACAGAAGAAGCCGAAGTGGATCTCCACCGTCTTACGGCACCAACAGCAATGACCCTCGTGACCTGGAGAGAAGGATTTTTGTCGGCAATTTGCCCACTGCACATATGGCGAAGAAGGATATGGAAGACCTGTTCAGGCGATATGGGAAAATACAGG CCTTGTCCCTGTTTCGTGGGTATGGATTTGTGCAGTTTGAAAGGACGGAAGATGCTGAGGCAGCTAAAGCAGGACATAACGGTCGGATTTATAGAGGTTATAAACTAG ATGTAAATATGGCTGCGGAGAGACGACAGAAACCCAGGTCAAGTCCTCCACGCAG GCCTTCTGGTTATGGGGACAGCAGGGAGCCCCGTCTCCGTTCTCGATCCCCAGTGCATGGGCGAGACTCCCGCGACAACAGGGATGGCAGAGACGGGAGGGAACCTAGTCGAGAACCCCGGCCTGGACCTCCAAGAGATCCTGATGATGAGCGCTACAGGGTTGCAGATGGAAGAGTTAAAGAGACTCGAGATGCTGCTTATAG AAATGATGGTTTTGACCGCTTTTTACGTGGTGAATATGAACCATACCGCAAGAAAGATGAGCCTTATCCTGAGCGCTACAGAGAGAATTGGACTGGCAGGAGAGAGCCAGAAG AGGAGCGAATGCAGCCTGAGGAGCGCAGGAGGAACGAGCTGTACCGTCAGTACTATGAAGAGCTGCAGAGACGTTACGACGCAGAGAGACCCGTAGACTGCTCGGTCATCGTGGTCAACAAGCAGCAGAA AGAGTATGCAGAAATGGTGGGGAGGAAGGTGCGAGATCTGGGCATGGTGGTGGACCTCATCTTCCTCAACACAGAGGTGTCCCTGACCCAGGCTCTGGAGGACGTGAGCCGGGCTCGCACTCCCTTtgccatcatcatcacacaacagCACGAAGTGCATCGTTCCTGCACCGTCAACATTCTCTTTGGAACACCACAGG AACACAGAAACATGCCTATGCAGGATGCTATGGTTTTAGTGGCTCACAACTATGACACCTTTAAGATCGAGAACCGTGCCAAGGAGCGGGATGAGATCTCAAGAAAAGCTGCGAAGATGGCAGACGAAGTGTTGATGAGAGAACATGACCGACAAGTCCACCCAGTCTCAGTACTGACTGCGATCACACTGTTATCAGAGGGCAG GTTCCTGACCCCTCAAGAGTTAACGATACTCATTAACTATCTCCAGGATAAGCGAGATCGTCTTATTCGAGGTGGCACGGACCCTCTTCTTG TGTCCCATCAGACTTCTGCAGCAGTCACCCATGAGACCCCTCAGTCCACTCAGGCTCTTGGTCCTGTTTCCCACCAGACGCACCCAaccacacactccatacacacctCCCACCTACCTGCTGCCTCTGCCACCACTACCAACCAGCAGCAAGAGCTGCAAGCTAAAATTCTCAGCCTCTTCAACAGTGGCTCAGgctcctctgtgtctcagaaCCAAGCAGCGGCTTCACAACCTCAGGGCTATGGCTCCACACAAAGCTCCggtctctcctcttcctctactCTGTCCAACTTGGCCATGTCTGCTCATGATACTCAGGACATGATGAATCCTCACATGGGCATTAGGCCCACTGCTAATAATCGCGTAGCGGCACCTCAGGGGCTCCAGAGAGCTGGAACTGCAATTAACTTTGACAACCCTAGTGTTCAGAAAGCCCTTGACACACTCATCCAGAGCGGACCTGCCATTAACCAGCTGGTCAATTCAGCAAACCTTTCGGCCAGATCAGGCCAGGGGATGAACCAAGGAATGAACAAAGGTTTAAGCCAGGGAGTTGGGCAAGGAATGAACCAAGGCTATAACCAGGGAGTAGGTCAAGGAATGAGCCAAGGACTGGGACAGGGACTAAGTCAGGGGATGGGGCAAGGCTCTCACTACCAACGTCATttctga
- the ncoa5 gene encoding nuclear receptor coactivator 5 isoform X3, whose product MAAERRQKPRSSPPRRPSGYGDSREPRLRSRSPVHGRDSRDNRDGRDGREPSREPRPGPPRDPDDERYRVADGRVKETRDAAYRNDGFDRFLRGEYEPYRKKDEPYPERYRENWTGRREPEEERMQPEERRRNELYRQYYEELQRRYDAERPVDCSVIVVNKQQKEYAEMVGRKVRDLGMVVDLIFLNTEVSLTQALEDVSRARTPFAIIITQQHEVHRSCTVNILFGTPQEHRNMPMQDAMVLVAHNYDTFKIENRAKERDEISRKAAKMADEVLMREHDRQVHPVSVLTAITLLSEGRFLTPQELTILINYLQDKRDRLIRGGTDPLLVSHQTSAAVTHETPQSTQALGPVSHQTHPTTHSIHTSHLPAASATTTNQQQELQAKILSLFNSGSGSSVSQNQAAASQPQGYGSTQSSGLSSSSTLSNLAMSAHDTQDMMNPHMGIRPTANNRVAAPQGLQRAGTAINFDNPSVQKALDTLIQSGPAINQLVNSANLSARSGQGMNQGMNKGLSQGVGQGMNQGYNQGVGQGMSQGLGQGLSQGMGQGSHYQRHF is encoded by the exons ATGGCTGCGGAGAGACGACAGAAACCCAGGTCAAGTCCTCCACGCAG GCCTTCTGGTTATGGGGACAGCAGGGAGCCCCGTCTCCGTTCTCGATCCCCAGTGCATGGGCGAGACTCCCGCGACAACAGGGATGGCAGAGACGGGAGGGAACCTAGTCGAGAACCCCGGCCTGGACCTCCAAGAGATCCTGATGATGAGCGCTACAGGGTTGCAGATGGAAGAGTTAAAGAGACTCGAGATGCTGCTTATAG AAATGATGGTTTTGACCGCTTTTTACGTGGTGAATATGAACCATACCGCAAGAAAGATGAGCCTTATCCTGAGCGCTACAGAGAGAATTGGACTGGCAGGAGAGAGCCAGAAG AGGAGCGAATGCAGCCTGAGGAGCGCAGGAGGAACGAGCTGTACCGTCAGTACTATGAAGAGCTGCAGAGACGTTACGACGCAGAGAGACCCGTAGACTGCTCGGTCATCGTGGTCAACAAGCAGCAGAA AGAGTATGCAGAAATGGTGGGGAGGAAGGTGCGAGATCTGGGCATGGTGGTGGACCTCATCTTCCTCAACACAGAGGTGTCCCTGACCCAGGCTCTGGAGGACGTGAGCCGGGCTCGCACTCCCTTtgccatcatcatcacacaacagCACGAAGTGCATCGTTCCTGCACCGTCAACATTCTCTTTGGAACACCACAGG AACACAGAAACATGCCTATGCAGGATGCTATGGTTTTAGTGGCTCACAACTATGACACCTTTAAGATCGAGAACCGTGCCAAGGAGCGGGATGAGATCTCAAGAAAAGCTGCGAAGATGGCAGACGAAGTGTTGATGAGAGAACATGACCGACAAGTCCACCCAGTCTCAGTACTGACTGCGATCACACTGTTATCAGAGGGCAG GTTCCTGACCCCTCAAGAGTTAACGATACTCATTAACTATCTCCAGGATAAGCGAGATCGTCTTATTCGAGGTGGCACGGACCCTCTTCTTG TGTCCCATCAGACTTCTGCAGCAGTCACCCATGAGACCCCTCAGTCCACTCAGGCTCTTGGTCCTGTTTCCCACCAGACGCACCCAaccacacactccatacacacctCCCACCTACCTGCTGCCTCTGCCACCACTACCAACCAGCAGCAAGAGCTGCAAGCTAAAATTCTCAGCCTCTTCAACAGTGGCTCAGgctcctctgtgtctcagaaCCAAGCAGCGGCTTCACAACCTCAGGGCTATGGCTCCACACAAAGCTCCggtctctcctcttcctctactCTGTCCAACTTGGCCATGTCTGCTCATGATACTCAGGACATGATGAATCCTCACATGGGCATTAGGCCCACTGCTAATAATCGCGTAGCGGCACCTCAGGGGCTCCAGAGAGCTGGAACTGCAATTAACTTTGACAACCCTAGTGTTCAGAAAGCCCTTGACACACTCATCCAGAGCGGACCTGCCATTAACCAGCTGGTCAATTCAGCAAACCTTTCGGCCAGATCAGGCCAGGGGATGAACCAAGGAATGAACAAAGGTTTAAGCCAGGGAGTTGGGCAAGGAATGAACCAAGGCTATAACCAGGGAGTAGGTCAAGGAATGAGCCAAGGACTGGGACAGGGACTAAGTCAGGGGATGGGGCAAGGCTCTCACTACCAACGTCATttctga